One window from the genome of Nicotiana tomentosiformis chromosome 5, ASM39032v3, whole genome shotgun sequence encodes:
- the LOC138892970 gene encoding intracellular protein transport protein USO1-like, translating into MDELVGNLKTYEMKRKKDSERREQKEKNLVLNPGNNASSEEDSDMAYLTRRFQKIVRRNGGIRKRGSSSKPKNYDFYHKCAKPGHLIKDCPILKQEHFKHNSDKAAKRNPVPDKRFKRKNAADNVVKQVLAAWGDSSSESEEENDAGDSSMLEVESEANEYDSIFGLMAQSDDDEDDENDEVNFRDVQRNLKSYSPKTLLPLANLLIDVYHSLVSDKDALTIQLRDAEHTRDDLVVCIVDLKETIENLKNEKEVLIKKIASVEHERDDLMVDVVDMKETTENLSKEKNALVEKVAITEHERDDLLVVIADLEETIEELKADSRLGNSEKVKEIASEAHIKLENELNIVKTSLCPELEKNRQHQAKLKKVKNDLEKSLKWTWSSDAITPMYFNNGGNRQVIRFQREKFPYNPYSKYVIILDNWLCTHCGNNVHFKGKCQARV; encoded by the coding sequence ATGGACGAGCTGGTTGGAAATCTGAAGACCTATGAGATGAAGAGAAAGAAGGACAGTGAAAGAAGAGAACAAaaggagaagaacctggtactCAATCCTGGAAACAATGCTTCGAGTGAGGAGGATAGCGATATGGCATACCTTACCAGAAGGTTTCAGAAAATAGTTCGAAGGAATGGAGGTATACGAAAGAGAGGTAGTTCCAGCAAACCAAAGAATTATGACTTCTATCATAAGTGTGCAAAGCCAGGGCATTTAATCAAGGACTGTCCAATTTTAAAGCAAGAACATTTCAAGCATAACTCTGATAAAGcagccaagaggaacccggttcctgacaAACGCTTCAAAAGAAAAAACGCAGCTGACAATGTTGTGAAGCAAGTTCTTGCGGCATGGGGAGACTCCTCCAGTGAgtctgaagaagaaaatgatgcagGTGATAGCTCCATGTTGGAAGTTGAAAGTGAAGCAAATGAATATGATTCAATATTCGGCTTGATGGCCCAGTCAGATGATGATGAAGACGATGAAAATGATGAGGTAAATTTTAGGGATGTTCAAAGAAATCTGAAATCCTATTCTCCTAAAACACTCTTGCCATTAGCTAATCTATTGATTGATGTATATCATAGTCTGGTGAGTGATAAGGATGCCCTAACCATACAGTTACGAGATGCTGAGCATACTAGAGACGACTTGGTTGTTTGTATAGTTGACCTGAAGGAAACCATAGAAAATCTAAAAAATGAAAAGGAGGTTCTAATAAAAAAAATTGCTAGTGTAGAACATGAAAGAGATGATTTGATGGTAGATGTAGTTGACATGAAAGAAACCACTGAGAACCTTAGTAAAGAAAAGAATGCCTTAGTGGAGAAAGTTGCTATCACTGAACATGAAAGAGATGATCTCCTAGTGGTGATTGCAGACCTAGAGGAAACAATTGAGGAACTTAAAGCAGACTCTAGGCTTGGAAATTCTGAAAAAGTAAAGGAAATTGCTAGTGAGGCACATATTAAACTTGAAAATGAGCTGAATATTGTGAAAACTAGTTTATGTCCTGAGCTTGAGAAAAATAGGCAGCATCAAGCAAAattgaaaaaagtaaaaaatgatcTTGAGAAATCTcttaagtggacctggtcctcagATGCTATTACTCCCATGTATTTTAACAATGGTGGAAACAGGCAGGTAATAAGGTTCCAAAGGGAGAAATTTCCATATAACCCTTATAGCAAGTACGTCATTATACTTGATAACTGGCTTTGTACCCACTGTGGGAACAATGTGCATTTCAAGGGAAAATGCCAAGCCAGAGTCTAG